The genomic stretch CAACGATTTTAATAATCACACCTACGATTCCATTGCCTTCGATTTTATTTTCCAGATGCTTGAATTTCACATTTCAATGGATGACATTGAAGTAATTCCGCGTATCTGTATTCCCATTTATTATCCCTGCGGGCCATGGTATTGCGTGGTATGCGATTGGTGTTATGATGGCGATATCTGCACCCCTGCTGTTGTTTTTCATGGATTCAATTACTCACTCGGACCTTTGGTTGACCTTCGCCCTAATTTATACAATGTGAAATACGATTGGGTTAACAGTCACTGGGAAATGCAAGGATTCAACGACGTTGATCACCCTAAATTCAGAATCGAACCTGCAAAGTTTGTTGTAACTGTTGCCCCTGTTGATGTAAAATGTTTCGGTGCAAGCACCGGGTCTGCTGCAGCAACAGTTTCTCACGGTAAACCACCTTATCGCTATGAATGGTCAAACGGATCCGTAGTAAATTCTTCCGCAACATCATCAACGGCCAGTAATTTGCCGGCCGGCACACACTATGTGATTGTTACCGATGCCAACGGATGCGTTACTTTCTGCTCGTTTGTTATTGATCAACCCGACAGCCTGCTGGCAGTTTCAGGTATAACTACAAATATTTCGTGTAATGCTACTGCTACGGGAGCAATCGATATCACAACAACGGGCGGTACTTCGCCATACACCTACAACTGGACTGGAGGTATCGCAACCGAGGACCGGACTAATCTAACTGCCGGAACCTATACCCTGACCGTAACAGACAATAATTTATGCACGAATGTATCTTCGTACACGCTTACCCAGCCATATGTACTCGTTTCAACGCCATCATCGGTTAATGTGAACTGTCGTGGTGGGTCAGACGGATCAGCTGCTGTTGATGTAACAGGTGGAACCCCACCGTACAATTATGCATGGTCAAGCGGTGACACCACTCCTGTAATTCAGAATATTTCAGCGGGCGCATACAGTGTTACAGTCACTGATTTCAATGGTTGTCAGAATGTTTTGAACTACAATATTACACAACCCGCAGCAGCACTTAATCTTGCAATCACAACCCAAAATGCTTTCTGCAACGGCGAGGCAACAGGTTCTATTACCATTGCTACCTCAGGTGGTACTGCGCCATACGAATATGCGTGGTTCCGCAACGGACAAACGCTCAATCATTACAGCGCTGATATCAGCAACATTTCAGCCGATGATTATTCTGTAGTAGTGACTGATTCAAAGGGCTGTTCCGTTGACACCAACCTCCATATTTCTGAGCCGCCATCCATTACTTATTCGCTATCAACTGTTGACAATTTGTGCTTCGGCGAAACCAACGGCAGTGTGTCTCTCAGCGTCAATGGCGGGACAGGGACTTACACCTATAACTGGTCAAACGGAGCGTCAACTCAAAACATCGGCGCACTTCCGGCTGGCAACTACAATGTGACAATTACTGATAACAATGGTTGTACACAGTTCGCCCAGACCGTGATTACTCAACCGGGGGCTCCGCTTACAGCGTCCATTACTCCAACTCCGGTGCTCTGCAAAGGAAACGCAACCGGGTCTGTAATTCTCGATACACAGGGTGGAACTGCACCTTACTTCTTCCAGTGGTCTTCCGGATCAACAAACCAAAATCCCGATGGTCTAATTGCCGGAACATACACGGTGACAATCACCGACAATAATGGCTGTGTGGCCTACAGCGGAACAGTAATCGAAGAGCCGGTAAACGCTCTTGCCGTTACCACCACCATTTCGGATCCGCTCTGCTACAACTCTGCAAACGGCAGCATTACAATAAATGCTGAAGGTGGCACAACGCCTTACTATTTCAGATGGGACGACACGGATTATTTGATGCAGAACAACGGACATCGTGTTGAAAATGTAAGCAGTGGTCCTTATCAGATAATTGTGACCGACGCCCATGGATGTCAGTCAACTCAACCCATTTTTGTCAACCAGCCCGACAGCATCACCGCATCAGCGATCGAAGGCATGACCAGCTGTTTCGAAGGAAGTGACGGAACCATCGACCTGAGTGTTTCAGGTGGAACTGCTCCTTATTTGTATAACTGGTCTTCGGGTGAAACCAGCGAAGATATCAGCGGTGCCGGATCAGGATACTACACTGTCACAGTTACTGATGATCATGCCTGCAGCAGGTCGATTACCTATCACATCGCTACGATGACAGAGATCATAGTTGGAGCTTCGGTTGTTCAGGTAAGCTGTTCGGACAACTCCGATGGCGAAATTTATTTGTCAGCAACGGGTGGAACAGGCGACTACACTTATGTTTGGTCAACCGATGAAACCACGCAGCAAATTCTGGATCTTGAGCCAGGCAGCTACAGTGTTACCGTCACCGACAACAACGGGTGTCCGAAAATAATGGAATACACCCTGCCTGAAAGCGAGAATGCCTGCATTGACATACCTTCGAGCTTTACACCCAACAGTGATGGTAAAAATGACAACTGGGTGATCAATAACATTGAGTTATATTCGGGACACCGTGTCCAGATTTTCAACCGCTGGGGCAATCTGCTTTATGAGCAGTCGCCATATACAACGCCCTGGGATGGAAAATTCAACGAAAATCCGGTTCCGGCCGAAACCTACTACTACATCATTGACCTCAATAATGGTCAGGAAGCATTTACCGGAACAGTAACAATAATCCGCTAACCTTTTTTTAATGAAAATAATTGCAAGTGTTTTAGTTTTTTTGTGGATATCGGCGGTTTTCGCCGATAATGGGGATACACCAACAGGGGATGTGCCCGCACCTTGTTTTTCAGTTTCACTGACCGGGACACACAACAACTGTTATGGACAAAGCATGGGAACCGTTCACCTCACAATAATTGGCGGCACCGGACCCTATACTATTTCATGGTCATCCGGCGAAACCGGGGTTTCTGACATTTCCGGAAAGCCCGCAGGATATTATGATGTGCAGGTGATTGATCAGGGAACAGGTTGTGTGGCTTTTGATATTTTTAATGTTACAGAACCGCCACAACTCAGCTCCAGCCTGACACAAGTCGATGTTAAATGCTACGGACAAAGCACCGGCAGTATCGACTTAAATGTTTCAGGCGGAACGCCTGGCTACATATATAACTGGGGGGGTGCAACCACACAGGACCGCAATAATATTGCAGCAGGTTTTTATTTGGTTACCATAACAGACTCGAAAGGGTGTTCTAAAAAAGATAGCACCATTATCACGCAGCCCGCACAAGCACTTGATCGATCAACAACATTTGTCAATCCATTGTGTTTTGCTAATGCAAACGGCTCCATCGATCTCACTGTTTGGGGCGGAACGACGCCATACGTTTATAACTGGAATAGCGGAACATGGGCATCGCAGGATCTTTCCGGAATTGCAGCCAATACATATTCTGTAGTTATTACCGATGCAAACAATTGCACTTCGACGGCTTCTGTTACACTCACAAATCCTCCACAAATGACGCTGGGCGTGACATCGGTCGATAATAACTGCTATGGCGAAGTGCTTGGAAGTATAAATGCTTCTGTAGGTGGAGGCACATTGCCTTATACCTATCAGTGGGCAAATAGCACCTACACCCTTTCCTGGCCCGAAGAAGATCAGGATTCGCTCAGCAACGACACCTATTATGTTACTGCGACGGATGCAAATGGATGTTATCTGAATGATTCAGCCATTGTTTCATCTCCTACTGAACTGCAACTTTCAATAACATCATCCAACGTAACCAGTTTTGGCGGATCGAACGGATCAATAAACACAACCATCAGCGGTGGTGTGCCTCCTTACCTGTTCATATGGTCAAATGGAGCCACCACACAGAATCTCAGCAATATTCCTGCAGGTTGGTATTCTTTGATTGTTACCGACGACCATAGCTGCACCATCATTGACAGTGTTTATATCAGTGAACCTTCAGATCCGCTCACCGTTACGCTGGCTGGTACTGGTGTTACCTGCTTTGGTGGCAGTGATGCTTCTTCCGAAGCCACCGCTTCAGGAGGAACATCTCCTTATACATTTCTGTGGTCAACTGGCAGTATTGATACCTTCGTTGATGAACTACATGCAGGATTTTATTCTGTTACCATCACCGATGCTTTCGGGAACAATGCAGCTGATACCATCGAAATTCTGCAGCCCGCAGCATTCACATATGTTGAAAACATTACGAATGTTTCATGTAATGGTCTTGGCAACGGAGCTATTGACATTACTATTGCAGGCGGCACCGCACCTTATGTCTATGCTTGGTTAAACTCGCAATATGTGCTTGCTGCCATTACCGAAGATATTTCAAATATGCCTGCCGGCCAATACACATTGCAAATAACAGACACGCTCGGATGTACCGGCAGTTACGTAACCACGATTTCACAACCCGATCAGCTGGTTTCAGACATTTCGTACACCGATGCCTATTGCGCTTTCAGCAGCACCGGAACAGCAAGTACAACCGTAATTGGAGGCACAACTCCCTACGATTATCTTTGGTCAAACGATGCCACAACCGCTGATATTTACTCATTACCCGCAGGAACATATGTGCTGACTGTGACCGATGACCATGGCTGCTTTATCATCGACAGTGTTTCAATTTCACAACCCGACAGCATTGCAATAGTTTATTCAACAACACCGGTCACCTGCCGCGATCAGCGCGACGGGACTATTTCGGCGTATGCAACTGGTGGAAACGGCAATTATGATTATTTGTGGAATACCGGTGACATTACTGCATCGCTGAGTGACTTACTTGCCGGAACCTATTCTTTGATCGTCACTGACATGATGGGTTGCACAGGAAATGCAGACGTAGTAGTTGAAATAGTAGAAATTGATTGCATTAATATTCCTTCTTCTTTCACACCCAATGGCGATGGAATAAACGATGACTGGGTAATCAGAAACAGCGAGCTCTACCCCAAGGCTACCTATCAGATTTTCAACCGCTGGGGCCAGGAAGTCTATGTCGTTGATGGTCTCTGGACGCCCTGGGATGGAATGTGGAAGGGAAATCCGATTCCTGCCGAAACCTATTATTATTTCATCCGGCTGACCCCTGACAGCCAAACGTTACAGGGAACAATCACCATTGTCCGATAAGAATACAATTGTTATGAAAAAAATATTTCTACCACTGGTTTTAATGCTGTTTGCGCAAGCCACTTTTGCTCAGCAATTGTCACTGAACAGTCAGTACATGATGAACCGCTTTGTCCTCAATCCGGCCATTGCAGGGAACTACAATTACATCCCCATCAACTTCAACATCCGTAAACAATGGGATGGAATCAACGGGGCTCCGGTTACGCAGTCGCTGTCGGCACATTCATATCTTGGAAGCAATGTAGGTATTGGCGGATATTTTTTCAACGATGTTACGGGGCCAACCCGACGCACCGGAATGAATGTTTCGTTTGCCTATCAGCTGAAACTCAACAGCGACTTTTCGCGCAAACTAAGCTTTGGTCTGTCCGGAGTATTCTTTCAGCACTTCGTTGACAAAGACAAACTCACCACCAATGAACCAGATGATATTGCCATCACCAATGGCTTCAACAATCAGTTCTGCCCCGATGCCAATTTTGGCGTATATCTTTCACAAACCAACAAATACTATCTTGGATTTTCTATTCAAAATATGCTCGAAGTTAAAAAAGACCTGTTTGATATAAACCGTATGGTTGACAATCCTGTTGAAAGAACCTATTATGCAAATGGTGGCTATACTTTTAATCTGAACGATGATTTTGTTTTCGAACCATCATTCCTGCTTCAATTTCAGGAAACTACCCCTGTGCAAATGGACTTCAATGGTCGCTTTGGCTACAAAAACAGGTTCTGGCTGGGTGGTTCGTATCGTATAAAAGATGCTGTAGTAATGATGGTCGGACTTGATTTTGACGATTTCTGCATTGGCTACTCATACGATCTGACCATGAGCGATATCAAAAACTATTCAAGCGGAAGTCATGAAATCAATCTGACTTATCGCATATACAAAAATGGAGCTCTCCGTCAAAACAGCAGGAGCACTCCACTGTTCAACTAATATTCATTTCTCCTATGATGCGATTAATTTTATTTTCTGTTCTGATTTTTTCTTTTTCAATTAATCTTTTTTCTCAATCGGCCAATGCGATAGAGCTGATGAATAAAGGAAACTATTCCGAGGCTGCTGTTTTATTTGAAAAAGCGACCTCTGGGAGCTTGCCTGAATATGCAGACCTCACCAATCTGGCCTATTGTTACATCATGCTGCATGATTTCATCAAAGCGGAAGCAACCTATGAAAGGGTGATGCAGCATTCGAAAAAGGAAAATATCCAACGCTTTTATTTTGGCGAAGTGCTGCGCATAAACGAAAAATATGCACAGGCCAAAGAACAGTACAACCTTTATAAGACAGCATTCCCTGACGATTTCAAAGGTGATCAGCGCATCCGTTCCTGCGATAGTCTGGTGGTTTGGAATAAATACAATTCTAAGTATTCGACCGGAAAAATTCCTGCTATTAATACTACAAGCGACGAGATGTTTCCATGGATGTCGGGTGGAGTTCTGCACTTCAGCAGCAACAGCCGTACATTTCTGACTGCAGCAGGCGAAACCAGCAAATATACTGATGCGCAAATATTCAATATTTTCAGTTTCTCGTCAGGCCTCGTTAAACATAAAAAATTACCGGTCACCGATTCCAGCAGCTTCACAGCTTATGTTCCGGCATATGGAAAAGAAATTCTACTAACGAAAAAAATAAAAATCACACCAGCTGGCGACGAATTGAGTCCCTCAATAATCAGCATTGATCAGAAACACTTTGTTCCTGCTGAAACTCCGACAGGATATGTGTTTTCGCATCCCTGTCTCTCAAACAACGGAAGCCGGATTTATTTTGTTTCAGACATGCCTGGCGGATTTGGCGGCACCGATATTTATTATTCCGATCTCACTGGCGCCACATGGGGAACCGCAGTAAATGCGGGCTCCGCGATAAATACACCCGGCGACGAAATGTTTCCATATGTCACTGCACACGACTCTTTGCTTTATTTTTCGTCGGACGGACATCCGGGATATGGCAATCTTGACATCTTTGTATCGCGCATCAACAATGGGAAATGGAGTAATCCTGTAAATATGAAATCGCCAATCAACAGCATCGGAAACGATTTCTCCATTGTTTACAGCGACTATCCCTGGGAAGGCTATTTGGTCTCAAACCGTTATCCTGACTCAAAAGGCGGCAATGATATTTTTAGTTTCAACCTCGAAAAACCGGTTATTGCAATACCTGCAGATACAACAAAACCATTTGTTTACAATGCTGATCCCAGCCTTTTATATGCATTCTTTGAAACCGGCTCCAGCACTATCGATCCGGAATACACAGGAACTATGGACAGTCTGATTGGACTGATGAAAAAATATGATTATCTGAACCTTTCCCTCATCTCTTTTGCCGATGTTCGGGGCAGCGAAAAAATCAACACCCAACTGGTGACTGATCGTCTCAATGCTGTGACAGAATATTTCACAACGGCAGGGATCAGCGCTTCGCGCATCGTTGGAAAACCCGGAACAACTTCAAGCGATCGCGAACTTGCCAACCTGACATTCCATGCGCAGATTGGCTATGTCGCCAAAGAAAATCAGGAAGATTATTTTGAGTGGAGAACCTACAATAAATACGATGTTGCTTCGCTGAAAAAAGGCAACGGATATTCCTATTTCACCGGAAACGGCAGTCTGAAAGAGATGCAATCATTAGCCAGGGAAATAAATACACGTTTCAATCTCGGCGCATTTGTCATCGTTTCCTACCGCAATAGGGTGTTCGACGATACTGTGTTTGCACCCAATCGCCGCGTTGAAATGAAATTGTACAATAAATAATTTTTACAGCAGCGCCCGCAATTTCTTATATCCTTCACGGCTGGCGCGCAGTTTCTCGCCTGTTTTCAGCGTGACAAGATGCGTGTCCTTTTCATACAACTCAACTTTGTCGATGCATTGAATATTCACAATATAACTCCGGTGAATCCGAAGAAATTCAGCAGGCAGATTTTTCTCAAAATAATTCATTGTTTTTTCCTTCAGAAAATCGCCCTTACTGCAATGAATCAGCACATAATCATCCTGTGATTCGATGAAGCGGATGTCGCTGACCTGAATAACATGCAGGTTGCTTCCAAGTCTCGCAACTACGCGCAAAATCTTTTCGCCGGTTTCTTCGCGCATCGCGTCAGTTTCAGAAATAACTTTTTCATGCACGGAACCGCTTTGTTTTTTTTGAAGAATCAATTTGTCCACAGCTTCATTGAAACGCGCTTCAGAAAACGGTTTCAAAAGATAATCAACCGCACTTTTTTCAAATGCTTTCACTGCAAAATGATCGTATGCTGTGCAGAAAATGACAGCCGGCTTATATTCCAAAACTTCTAGCAATTCGAACCCATCAACTTTCGGCATTTGTATGTCTAGAAAAATCAAATCCGGTTTTACTTCATTGATCATTTTTATCGCTTCGAAACCATTCTGACATTCGCCAGAAATTTCAAGATCATTACGCTGTGCCGCATACGAGGCAATGATGTCACGTGCAGGCTTTTCATCGTCTATAATAATCACACTGAGTTTCATAACTGCGGAATTTTTAAAGTTACTTTAAACACACTTCCGGAATCATTTGTTCTGAACAATGAATCATCCTTATACATCAGACGAATGCGTCCGGCAGTATTGCTTAGGCCGGTTCCTGTACCAGTCCTGGTGCGCCCTTCGGGATCATAACTATTTTCGATATTGATTAACAGAAAAGGTGCGTTGCATTCACAATTCACCTGAATGTCGCTTTGCTTCTCGGTGCTGTACACGCCATGCTTAACAGCATTTTCGATCAGCGGCTGCAAAATCAGAAAAGGCATTTTCATACTTAGGCACTCCTCAGGCGCATGAATAGCCACGTTCAGACGATCACCAAAGCGCACTTTTTCGATATCGGTATAAAGACGAATATGATTGATCTCCTGTTCCAATGTAGAAAACTGCTCATTGTTTTTACGAAGCGAATAGCGCAGAAGCTCACTGAGTTTTATGATCATTTCGCGCGCCTGATGAGGGTTTGAAATAGTAAGCGAGCTTACCGAATTCAGACTGTTGAACAGGAAATGCGGATTGATCTGCCACCGCAAAGCATTAAGCTCGCTCTCCTGAAGCATCGACTGCAAACGCATTCCCTGCTCTGTTTTTTCGCGCAGCACCTGCAGGTTTTTATAAAGTCGGAATGCAAGCAGCATGAGCAACAAAAGCATTGCTGCCACAATCATCCGCGGGATGCGCGAAAGTTCGTAGAGCGAACGGTACACTCCGTTTGATTCCGAAATATATTGCAGCAACGGATCACTGACAATATAAAACAATGACACTGCAACCAGGTATCCGAAAACCATTTGAAAAACGGATCTTGCTTTTGAAAACCGCTTGTGATCTTCGTATTGAAGCATGAAGTACAATGCCAGCCCATTGATAAAAAGCAAGGTAGTGCTGATTACGCTATCGGCGACAGCCCAGCGGAAATCAATGTTGTAAGCCACCCACAATAAAACAGCATAGAATACTGTAATGAGTATCCATGCTGAAAAATAGGAGAAAAAAACGTGGCTTCTGCTTTTCATTTAGTCGAGAATGCTGGTGATTTCACCTCCGCCAAACACTGCGCTGCCTCTGATAACCAATGTCCGAGACATATCAACGGTTCCGGTCATAATTCTTTTGTCAACGATTCCGCCGAAAACATTCGACGATTCAATTTTTACATTCCAGTGAGCAGGAACAATCAGTTTGAAACCGCCAAAAACAGCCGTAACTTCGAGAATATTATCGCCTTCGGCAAGTTCGCTGTCGAGTAAAATCACATTACTTCCACCGAAAACGACTTCTATTTTTCCTCCCTGAAACTGTTTGGATGTCACCCTGATTTCACCTCCTCCAAAGATATTCACCTCATCTAACAGATCATTGGATCTGGCCTGTTTGCGGATGCGGCTTTTAAAAGTATGTCCCGCTTTAAAAAGAATCATAACGCCAGCAATAATAATAAGTGCAGGCCAGAACACCTGTTTGAATTCAACAGGAATTTCATAGATGTGACTGGCCAGATAAAAACCGCCAACAGCCATCATTATAATTCCGAAAATTTTTGAATCGCCGAACAGGGATATAAAACCAATGGCGAGTAAAAGCATGGGCCAGTTGAAAATAATTCCGACCATCTGATCGTCCATCATACCCATATTGCGCAACATCCACAATACGCCGGCTGCTATTACCAATAATCCGAATACGATTCGCTTCATAGTCCTTTGTTTATACGTGCATTG from Bacteroidetes bacterium GWF2_43_63 encodes the following:
- a CDS encoding DNA-binding response regulator; amino-acid sequence: MKLSVIIIDDEKPARDIIASYAAQRNDLEISGECQNGFEAIKMINEVKPDLIFLDIQMPKVDGFELLEVLEYKPAVIFCTAYDHFAVKAFEKSAVDYLLKPFSEARFNEAVDKLILQKKQSGSVHEKVISETDAMREETGEKILRVVARLGSNLHVIQVSDIRFIESQDDYVLIHCSKGDFLKEKTMNYFEKNLPAEFLRIHRSYIVNIQCIDKVELYEKDTHLVTLKTGEKLRASREGYKKLRALL